Part of the Solanum pennellii chromosome 10, SPENNV200 genome is shown below.
GGACATGCTCCTAGTCGTTTTGGTGGGCGAACAGAGCCTGCTGTTTCTGGATCTGCTGCTAGCTTTGGTACCACGGCAACTGCAAAGATCAGTGTGGATGCTTCTCTCGCTGGAGCAATCATTGGGAAGGGTGGCGTGAACTCTAAGCAGATTTGTCGACAGACGGGAGCAAAGCTGGCAATCCGGGAGCATGAAACAGATACAAATCTCAGAAACATTGAACTGGAGGGTACTTTTGAACAAATTTCTCAGGCTAGTGCTATGGTAAGAGAGTTGATCAACAGCCTTGGTCCAGTAGGCGGCCCTGGAAGAGATCCGGCTGGTCGTGGCGGCCCTGCCCCTCCTATGAACAATTACAAGACGAAGCTCTGTGAGAATTTTGCTAAAGGGTCTTGCACTTTTGGGGATAGGTGCCACTTTGCCCACGGGGATGCTGAAATGCGCAAAACAGGGGCGTGATTTTAGAAGGCAACTTCTTCCATGTGTTACCTTGCTTGTGGTTGGTGATGCTGATACTTTGTATATCTCAATTTTGGGCTCTAGTTATGAAATGCAACTTCATGAGAGGAACCTAGTATTACCTAGGCATGATTTGGTATCTTCTTAACAGTACACTACTAATTCTAGCTTTTTTTGAGTTTGTGTTAGTTGCTTATTAGCTCTGTTTTCTCTGTACttccatttatttaattaatcccTTCAATATCTTGGTAGGTTTTGATTGTTGTCTGAAGGATTTTGCTTCTCGGAGGGTCTTTGAACCATTAGTGATCGTTATCGTTTTCTTTAGCCGGATGTATGTCTCCATTAGTACTTCTGTTTCAAGTTTGTTTTTTCTATCTAACATGAAAACTACTACTTGCATCAAGTCAGTTTGTGATGTTACGAGTTTGGAATAACTAATTTGCATTTCTTGAAACATACAATAATCAGAAAATATAACAACACGAAGAAGAGGGGTAATTATACCCTCAAAAACCTATTACCAATTGAAGCACCTATATGTAGTGTCATTAAAGGTAATATTAGGCTTCAATTGCcgaatatttattgaattctCCTGTTAACCCGTAACTTTATTGTGCTCCTCCCGAGCTTAACTAGCCCTGGCTAGCAGTTATGAGGGTGTCCAGTGGTTGTGTTTGAGTAATGTGGCCTCCCGGCGCCTGTGCCGGCGCCGTGGTGGAGAGCTGCATTGCGGTCTTGAGTTGCGTGCTTATTCATCTCTGCTTCACAAATCCTTCCATCTTTCTTCTCTGTTGCCATTGCTTTCTCTGTTGGATCATTGGCTTTCATCTTGTCCACCTTTtataacaaacaaattaaaacgaaTCGAGGAAATTAActgataaaattataaatggagaagtgaaagaaaaaaaagtaaacctTTTCTTGGACAGTAGCTTTAGTTTTTTCCATGCCAGATTTTGCCGAAGCGGCAACATTTGATGCTTTTTCCTTCAATGACTGCATTTTCTTATTctaataatttttccttaatagTTTCTGTTAATGTAAAAATACACTTATTTTTAAGCTTCGATTATCAcgatttaaatatatttgttcaaTGAGTAAACGGTATAACACATGTCCTCATATTGCATCTTACATTATCGATCTTCACTAACATTTTGACATCTGTTGAAACAGGTGTTAGAGTTCATCGAATTGTTAGCAAAAATGTCTGAAGTAGAGACTTTTCAGGATGAGgaaaaaaattggaattttctttaatatttcatgtttggttttaacttaaataaagtaaaaattaggCAAATGACATACTGTAAATGATAAATTACATTCTATCcctataatatcaatatttaccaaaaatcccttatttttaagaattccggatactttataaaataaaaatgatacttaaatataaatgatcgaatatttttttttataactgtTATAGCTAAAATCAAGGGTAACTAATTTTCCTTCGCTTGATTTAAGTTAATCTTGTTACTAATTTCACTCCCAGGAATTTGGGCAAATCAACtccatgaaaaaataaaaaatagcaaCAATAATAGTACCATGTGAAGGGGATATATTAATAGACAATTTTTTCCGGATATATGATAACAATGCCCTTTGATAAGTATTTGTCGCCGGAGCTTCGGTGAGATGATATATTGTAACTAAAATTTTTAagtatcaaatttaaattctgaatttgagtatctttttatttgttggacatgaaatttaatgtatcaaagaaacatatttaaatttaattttcgtTTATATATAGATTCAAATAGTATTTTGTAAGTATCATGTGATAGAATGAttctttgtttcatttttacttatatttcgtatatattaaggtatcaaataataatatatgtgtataaaaatttaagtatctaatttaaattgtgaatttgagtatctttTCATGTGTTggacatgaaatttaatgtatcaaagaaatatattttNNNNNNNNNNNNNNNNNNNNNNNNNNNNNNNNNNNNNNNNNNNNNNNNNNNNNNNNNNNNNNNNNNNNNNNNNNNNNNNNNNNNNNNNNNNNNNNNNNNNNNNNNNNNNNNNNNNNNNNNNNNNNNNNNNNNNNNNNNNNNNNNNNNNNNNNNNNNNNNNNNNNNNNNNNNNNNNNNNNNNNNNNNNNNNNNNNNNNNNNNNNNNNNNNNNNNNNNNNNNNNNNNNNNNNNNNNNNNNNNNNNNNNNNNNNNNNNNNNNNNNNNNNNNNNNNNNNNNNNNNNNNNNNNNNNNNNNNNNNNNNNNNNNNNNNNNNNNNNNNNNNNNNNNNNNNNNNNNNNNNNNNNNNNNNNNNNNNNNNNNNNNNNNNNNNNNNNNNNNNNNNNNNNNNNNNNNNNNNNNNNNNNNNNNNNNNNNNNNNNNNNNNNNNNNNNNNNNNNNNNNNNNNNNNNNNNNNNNNNNNNNNNNNNNNNNNNNNNNNNNNNNNNNNNNNNNNNNNNNNNNNNNNNNNNNNNNNNNNNNNNNNNNNNNNNNNNNNNNNNNNNNNNNNNNNNNNNNNNNNNNNNNNNNNNNNNNNNNNNNNNNNNNNNNNNNNNNNNNNNNNNNNNNNNNNNNNNNNNNNNNNNNNNNNNNNNNNNNNNNNNNNNNNNNNNNNNNNNNNNNNNNNNNNNNNNNNNNNNNNNNNNNNNNNNNNNNNNNNNNNNNNNNNNNNNNNNNNNNNNNNNNNNNNNNNNNNNNNNNNNNNNNNNNNNNNNNNNNNNNNNNNNNNNNNNNNNNNNNNNNNNNNNNNNNNNNNNNNNNNNNNNNNNNNNNNNNNNNatgatttttgaatatatttgttagtatgttcaattaattttattaagtatcattttttggtgatcatgatagaatgattctttgttttatttttacttatatttcgtATATATTAAGGTATCAAATAATAGTATATGTGTATCATACTGTCATACATCTGTTATTTAAGtatcatatttatatgaaatattgataagtatataaaaatttaagtatctaatttaaattgtgaatttgagtatctttttatg
Proteins encoded:
- the LOC107031873 gene encoding zinc finger CCCH domain-containing protein 14-like, whose product is MDFRKRSRNGAGSNFNGGLKKSKPEMDSLSGGIGSKTKPCTKFFSTAGCPFGESCHFLHHVPGGYNAVAQMMNLGSAPASRNVAAPPMSNGNAPAVKTKLCNKFNTAEGCKFGDACNFAHGEWQIGKPIVPSQEDPRAMGVGHAPSRFGGRTEPAVSGSAASFGTTATAKISVDASLAGAIIGKGGVNSKQICRQTGAKLAIREHETDTNLRNIELEGTFEQISQASAMVRELINSLGPVGGPGRDPAGRGGPAPPMNNYKTKLCENFAKGSCTFGDRCHFAHGDAEMRKTGA
- the LOC107031874 gene encoding late embryogenesis abundant protein 46-like, translating into MQSLKEKASNVAASAKSGMEKTKATVQEKVDKMKANDPTEKAMATEKKDGRICEAEMNKHATQDRNAALHHGAGTGAGRPHYSNTTTGHPHNC